One genomic window of Halorhabdus sp. CBA1104 includes the following:
- a CDS encoding prenyltransferase: MMATTSRRPGRSSLLDRVRYLLVLSRPRFWLYLAGPVVIGVVYAAESTAELITPLSVALFAYFLVPANVFLYGVNDVFDVDIDVENPKKEDGPEARFSGDRWVLGVVLVSGLLALPFAFVVGPAGKVTLAGFLVLAVEYSAPPFRFKTTPGLDSLSNGLYVLPGVLAFTAVAGQLPPLPAIVGGWLWTMAMHTFSAIPDIEPDRRAGIATTATVLGQRRTYAYCGAVWALAAGAFALVHPLLGTVLAVYPLLELVIAVSDVVVDRAYWWFPAINTVVGTVLTMGYLWRVMYGG; the protein is encoded by the coding sequence ATGATGGCGACGACGTCACGGCGTCCCGGGCGTTCGAGTCTGCTCGACCGGGTGCGGTACCTGCTGGTCCTTTCCCGACCCCGGTTTTGGCTGTATCTGGCCGGACCGGTCGTCATTGGGGTTGTCTACGCCGCCGAATCGACAGCGGAGCTGATCACCCCACTCTCGGTCGCGCTGTTCGCCTACTTTCTCGTGCCCGCGAACGTCTTCCTCTACGGTGTCAACGACGTCTTCGACGTCGATATCGACGTCGAGAATCCGAAAAAGGAAGACGGGCCGGAAGCGCGCTTCTCCGGGGACCGGTGGGTTCTTGGGGTCGTGCTCGTCTCGGGACTGCTCGCGCTTCCCTTTGCCTTCGTCGTCGGGCCTGCAGGCAAAGTCACCCTGGCGGGATTCCTCGTTCTCGCCGTCGAGTACAGCGCCCCACCGTTCCGGTTCAAGACGACGCCTGGCCTCGATTCACTCTCGAACGGACTGTACGTCCTGCCCGGCGTCCTCGCGTTCACGGCCGTTGCGGGCCAGCTCCCGCCCCTCCCGGCGATCGTCGGCGGCTGGCTCTGGACGATGGCGATGCACACCTTTTCGGCGATCCCCGACATCGAACCTGATCGCCGGGCTGGCATCGCTACGACGGCGACGGTCCTGGGCCAGCGCCGGACCTACGCCTACTGTGGGGCCGTCTGGGCGCTTGCAGCCGGTGCCTTCGCCCTGGTTCACCCACTGCTGGGTACTGTCCTCGCCGTCTACCCGCTCTTGGAACTCGTCATTGCCGTCTCGGACGTGGTGGTCGACCGCGCCTACTGGTGGTTCCCGGCGATCAACACCGTCGTCGGGACCGTCCTGACGATGGGCTATCTCTGGAGGGTGATGTACGGTGGCTGA
- the cruF gene encoding bisanhydrobacterioruberin hydratase, producing the protein MADLDRRRFEARLDRLVADNRFTIAVTFPAIGAVMLLASAEGWFPGSLEFNPYLVLFGTAVMRLPLIAGIAPLVDRRAGLAIAALTLYTYGIEFTGVLTGLPYGHFEYAIDLGPMLLDTVPAALPIFFFPLVLNAYLLCLLLLGDRASLTRVRLPAVIATVLAMDLVLDPGAVGLGFWEYAPPLSGDGLWAGATAAQFYGVPLSNYLGWVLSASVAVLAFDLGFQRAGLLDRLERTGFMLDDLVSFVILWGAINAWYGNWLSVAVAGLFGVGLLATDRFDFAVRETVPLVRSRQ; encoded by the coding sequence GTGGCTGACCTCGACCGCCGGCGATTCGAGGCGCGACTCGACAGGTTGGTCGCCGACAATCGCTTCACTATCGCGGTGACGTTCCCCGCGATCGGCGCCGTCATGCTCCTCGCCAGCGCCGAAGGCTGGTTCCCGGGGAGTCTCGAGTTCAACCCCTATCTGGTTCTCTTTGGGACCGCCGTGATGCGCCTGCCGCTGATCGCCGGGATCGCCCCCCTGGTCGACCGCCGGGCCGGCCTCGCGATCGCCGCCCTGACACTCTACACCTACGGGATCGAATTCACGGGCGTGCTGACTGGACTCCCCTATGGCCACTTCGAGTACGCCATCGACCTCGGACCGATGTTGCTCGACACCGTCCCGGCAGCCCTGCCGATCTTCTTTTTCCCACTGGTGTTGAACGCTTACCTGCTCTGTCTGCTCTTGCTCGGTGACCGTGCCTCGCTGACGCGGGTCCGGCTTCCGGCGGTCATCGCGACCGTCCTGGCGATGGACCTCGTGTTGGATCCAGGAGCGGTCGGACTCGGCTTCTGGGAGTATGCACCCCCGCTGTCGGGCGATGGTCTGTGGGCGGGTGCGACGGCTGCCCAGTTCTACGGTGTCCCGCTGTCGAACTACCTCGGATGGGTACTGAGTGCCAGCGTCGCCGTGCTCGCGTTCGATCTGGGCTTTCAGCGGGCTGGACTGCTCGATCGACTGGAACGGACGGGCTTCATGCTCGACGACCTCGTGAGTTTCGTGATCCTGTGGGGCGCGATCAACGCCTGGTACGGCAACTGGCTTTCGGTCGCTGTGGCCGGACTGTTCGGAGTCGGGCTGTTGGCGACCGACCGCTTCGACTTTGCTGTCCGGGAAACCGTTCCGCTGGTTCGCTCCCGGCAGTGA
- a CDS encoding SOS response-associated peptidase, translating into MCGRYGLFTPPTDLEVRFDASMACDFEPTYNAAPSESLPVIDAEQSRQIRTRQWGLIPSWADDPDAHRHTNARAETLFERPSFRESAEQRRCLVLADGFYEWGAPDGQRRPHFVRRTDGEPFAMAGLWERWTPSRTQTKLGSLTAEPEPIETFTIVTTQANDAIEPLHDRMPVVLPPDAEGPWLSADPGRAASLLEPLSAQHLRVDPVSRAVNDPTATGPKLVTPIEQ; encoded by the coding sequence ATGTGCGGTCGATACGGGCTGTTCACGCCGCCGACTGATCTCGAAGTGCGGTTCGACGCCTCCATGGCGTGTGACTTCGAGCCGACGTACAACGCCGCTCCGAGCGAGTCGCTGCCGGTCATCGACGCCGAGCAATCACGGCAGATCCGGACGCGCCAGTGGGGACTGATCCCGTCCTGGGCCGACGATCCGGACGCCCATCGTCACACCAACGCCCGCGCCGAGACGCTCTTCGAGCGGCCGAGTTTTCGGGAGTCTGCCGAGCAACGGCGGTGTCTCGTCCTCGCTGACGGGTTCTACGAGTGGGGGGCGCCGGACGGACAGCGCCGTCCCCACTTCGTCAGACGGACCGACGGCGAGCCATTCGCGATGGCGGGTCTCTGGGAACGGTGGACGCCCTCGAGGACCCAAACGAAGCTGGGGTCGCTTACGGCCGAGCCGGAACCGATCGAGACGTTCACCATCGTCACGACCCAGGCCAACGACGCGATCGAGCCACTCCACGATCGGATGCCGGTCGTGTTGCCGCCCGACGCCGAGGGACCCTGGCTGTCAGCTGACCCCGGTCGGGCGGCGTCGTTGCTGGAACCGCTCTCAGCCCAGCACCTTCGCGTCGATCCCGTCTCGCGGGCTGTCAACGATCCGACGGCGACGGGACCCAAGCTGGTCACGCCGATCGAGCAGTGA
- a CDS encoding GNAT family N-acetyltransferase: MDAVPVWRLTRTRCGRALWNALTNRGIRISRLRLYRTEAFDVPVPSLSPDLSLAVDRGADRDSDTIEAPIAPDDWIVRVETIEGTVGSVVLSIDRQVTVEPIDTTLQFDGGYIWALYVTPAYRRRGIASALVAQAAALAAAETGACLALVAPDNRPSQLVFEGLGFAVEGSLSHVRLPGFEWTSSLDGLVGVQPVES, translated from the coding sequence ATGGACGCCGTCCCAGTCTGGCGACTGACCCGGACCAGGTGCGGGCGAGCACTGTGGAACGCACTCACGAATCGAGGGATCAGGATTTCCCGCCTTCGCCTCTACCGGACGGAAGCGTTCGATGTCCCGGTACCGTCGCTCTCGCCCGACCTCTCGTTGGCCGTCGATCGCGGAGCCGATCGTGACAGCGACACGATCGAGGCCCCGATCGCTCCCGACGACTGGATCGTCCGGGTCGAGACGATCGAAGGCACCGTGGGATCGGTTGTCCTCTCGATCGACCGCCAGGTCACTGTCGAGCCGATCGATACGACCCTGCAATTCGACGGAGGGTACATCTGGGCCTTGTACGTCACCCCAGCCTATCGACGACGCGGGATCGCGTCGGCACTCGTCGCACAGGCAGCGGCCCTCGCGGCCGCGGAGACCGGGGCCTGCCTGGCGCTGGTCGCCCCCGATAACCGCCCGTCACAGCTAGTGTTCGAAGGACTGGGATTTGCCGTCGAAGGATCACTCTCACACGTGCGTCTCCCCGGTTTCGAGTGGACAAGCAGCCTCGATGGCTTGGTGGGCGTCCAGCCGGTCGAGAGTTAA
- a CDS encoding fructosamine kinase family protein, whose product MASIAGQVADGLDAESTGCQKLDGGMIGRVYRIDFAERSPVVAKTGETPLSVEAKMLEYLAEHSALPVPDVLWASDELLVIEHVAGESAITPPVERNAAEHVAALHDVTAEAVGFPFDTLVGSLDQPNPWRENWIAFFRAQRLVPQLRGAREDGPLGDDLAARVQAVADDLEDLLSQPAEPALLHGDVWRTNVLAAEGEVRAFLDPATYYGHPEIELAYIDWTETFGNPFFDRYRSLRSIEPGFFESRRFVYRLYPLLIHVGLFGEEYLPGLEATLAELGY is encoded by the coding sequence ATGGCGTCGATCGCCGGGCAGGTCGCCGACGGACTCGATGCCGAGTCGACCGGGTGCCAGAAACTCGACGGTGGCATGATCGGCCGTGTCTATCGCATCGACTTCGCCGAGCGGTCGCCGGTCGTCGCCAAGACCGGAGAGACACCACTGTCGGTCGAGGCGAAGATGCTGGAATACCTTGCCGAGCACTCGGCGCTACCGGTCCCCGACGTGTTGTGGGCCAGTGACGAACTCCTGGTCATCGAGCACGTGGCAGGCGAGTCGGCGATCACGCCCCCAGTCGAGCGCAACGCCGCCGAACACGTGGCGGCGTTACACGACGTTACCGCCGAGGCCGTGGGCTTTCCCTTCGATACGCTCGTGGGCTCGCTCGACCAGCCAAACCCCTGGCGTGAAAACTGGATCGCGTTCTTCCGGGCACAGCGACTGGTCCCGCAACTCCGTGGCGCTCGCGAGGACGGCCCACTCGGTGACGATCTGGCGGCGCGGGTACAGGCAGTCGCCGACGACCTGGAAGACCTACTGAGCCAGCCTGCAGAGCCCGCACTTCTCCACGGCGACGTCTGGCGGACGAACGTCCTCGCGGCCGAGGGCGAAGTCCGGGCGTTTCTCGATCCGGCGACCTACTACGGGCATCCCGAGATCGAACTCGCGTACATCGACTGGACCGAGACGTTCGGGAACCCGTTTTTCGACCGTTACCGGTCGTTGCGATCGATCGAACCGGGGTTCTTCGAATCGCGCCGGTTCGTCTACCGGCTGTATCCGCTGTTGATCCACGTTGGGCTGTTCGGCGAGGAGTATCTGCCCGGCCTCGAAGCGACCCTTGCCGAACTGGGCTACTGA
- a CDS encoding HAD family phosphatase — protein MTASQSAGTPTRRVGLCLDIDGTVHRHGSIFVETLAVLPYASELPLSDADRAAIRNVLGAVADYAGGDRSRDRWLGALRGCDALAAMGLDAIVARVLAKAIRLRARGASRSGPTGDGADYRSMQTQVLDAYGQLLRDKRAEQIDDAVTAALGLAVRVDERLQETLRERGVDVVLVTDVPTHVATQYAQLIDDRVRVVGTDFETRDGRFTGEYSFVQKGPAVERLRNRRDWDYVIAAGDSASDLPMARAADLFLAVAGRGNVIEELPAESRTVSAEALGADQLDRSTDVVTVPREMALGTALERTMAACPFGSDDSEPGSANESGGKR, from the coding sequence ATGACAGCGTCCCAGTCGGCCGGAACGCCCACTCGTCGCGTCGGCCTCTGTCTCGATATCGACGGAACGGTCCACCGACACGGCTCGATCTTCGTCGAAACGCTCGCCGTCCTCCCGTATGCGAGTGAGCTCCCGCTGAGTGACGCCGATCGAGCGGCCATCCGGAACGTGCTCGGGGCGGTCGCCGACTACGCCGGAGGCGATCGCTCCCGGGACCGGTGGCTGGGCGCCTTACGCGGCTGTGACGCACTCGCCGCGATGGGACTGGATGCTATCGTCGCTCGCGTCCTCGCGAAGGCGATCCGACTGCGCGCCCGAGGAGCCTCGCGGAGTGGCCCGACCGGCGATGGAGCGGACTACCGGTCGATGCAGACACAGGTACTCGACGCCTACGGCCAGTTGCTGAGGGACAAGCGCGCCGAGCAGATCGACGACGCCGTGACAGCGGCGCTCGGGCTCGCCGTCCGTGTCGACGAACGGCTTCAGGAAACGCTTCGTGAGCGCGGTGTCGACGTCGTTCTCGTCACGGACGTCCCGACACACGTCGCCACCCAGTACGCACAACTGATCGATGATCGTGTCCGAGTGGTCGGCACCGATTTCGAGACGCGAGACGGTCGCTTCACCGGCGAGTACAGCTTCGTCCAGAAGGGGCCAGCGGTCGAACGACTACGCAACCGACGAGACTGGGACTACGTGATCGCTGCCGGTGATTCGGCCAGCGACCTGCCGATGGCCCGAGCGGCCGATCTGTTTCTGGCGGTCGCCGGTCGCGGGAACGTCATCGAGGAGTTGCCAGCCGAGTCCCGGACAGTCAGTGCGGAGGCCCTCGGTGCAGACCAACTCGATCGATCGACCGACGTGGTGACTGTCCCCCGGGAGATGGCTCTCGGGACAGCGCTCGAACGGACGATGGCAGCATGTCCGTTCGGATCCGACGACAGTGAACCGGGATCGGCAAACGAGTCGGGGGGGAAGCGATGA
- a CDS encoding translation initiation factor IF-2 subunit beta, with the protein MNYEQALQRAHDALPDRPAADERRLSIPDPEGEADGAFTRLTNLGAIADALSRDAEHVHRSIQRELGTSGQFEDDRARYNGEFDGADFAAAIDSYVAEYVTCSECGLPDTILATENGIDMLRCQACGAFRPVETRASSSSSQGQRPTLEEGKSYEVKIVGTGRKGDGVAEKGNYTIFVPGASEGDVVEAYIESINGNLAFARQA; encoded by the coding sequence ATGAACTACGAGCAGGCCTTACAGCGAGCCCACGACGCACTGCCCGACCGCCCGGCGGCCGACGAACGACGACTCTCGATCCCCGATCCCGAGGGCGAAGCCGACGGGGCGTTTACCCGACTGACGAACCTGGGAGCGATCGCGGACGCCCTCTCTCGCGATGCCGAACACGTCCACCGCTCGATCCAGCGCGAACTCGGTACCAGCGGGCAATTCGAGGACGACCGCGCCCGATACAACGGCGAGTTCGACGGCGCGGACTTCGCCGCAGCGATCGACAGCTACGTCGCCGAGTACGTCACCTGCTCTGAGTGTGGCCTGCCGGATACGATCTTGGCGACCGAGAACGGTATCGACATGCTCCGCTGTCAGGCTTGCGGGGCCTTCCGGCCCGTCGAGACGCGCGCGTCGTCGTCGAGTTCGCAAGGCCAGCGCCCCACCCTCGAAGAAGGCAAAAGCTACGAGGTCAAGATCGTCGGCACCGGCCGGAAAGGTGACGGCGTCGCCGAGAAGGGCAACTACACGATCTTCGTCCCGGGAGCCAGCGAAGGCGACGTCGTAGAGGCGTACATCGAATCGATCAACGGCAACCTCGCGTTCGCCCGTCAGGCCTGA
- a CDS encoding glycosyltransferase family 4 protein, giving the protein MRISHYFEWEDAITGGQAQSVRQQRTILDRAGIEYTTEPDLGADLLHLNNMGPQSVFYAWRAQRAGVPVVIHTHQTAADFRESFAFSNLLAKPLRPYLEAAYGLGDRLICPSEHNRDVIEGYCDVPTSVVSNGFDPERLEGFESLRETYLDRYDLDPPVVFNVGHVIERKGLRAFIETARAMPELDFAWFGYLNPTGGGRLDSLLRSQTAKQLVANAPDNCAFTGYIEDIRGGFAAGDIFFFPTKNENEGMALLEAMACGRPPVVRDIPTFEWLTDGEDCLKGSEEFTEPLDRLRDPERRERLGKRASEQSDSYTIDAIADDLLAVYRDVLADER; this is encoded by the coding sequence GTGCGGATTAGTCACTATTTCGAGTGGGAGGACGCGATCACCGGCGGACAGGCCCAGTCAGTCCGCCAGCAACGGACGATCCTCGATCGGGCCGGGATCGAATACACGACCGAGCCCGATCTCGGGGCCGATCTCTTACACCTCAACAACATGGGGCCACAGTCGGTTTTCTACGCCTGGCGCGCCCAGCGGGCCGGCGTGCCGGTCGTGATTCACACCCACCAGACGGCGGCTGATTTCCGGGAGAGTTTCGCATTCTCGAACCTCCTGGCCAAGCCCCTGCGGCCCTATCTCGAAGCGGCCTATGGACTGGGCGACCGGTTGATCTGTCCGTCCGAGCACAACCGCGACGTGATCGAGGGCTACTGTGACGTCCCGACGTCGGTCGTCTCGAACGGGTTCGATCCCGAACGCCTCGAGGGGTTCGAGTCGCTCCGCGAAACGTATCTCGACCGCTACGATCTGGACCCCCCAGTCGTGTTCAACGTCGGCCACGTCATCGAGCGCAAGGGCCTACGGGCGTTCATCGAGACGGCCCGGGCGATGCCGGAGCTGGATTTTGCGTGGTTTGGCTATCTCAACCCGACCGGTGGAGGCCGACTGGACAGTCTGCTTCGCTCACAGACGGCAAAGCAACTCGTCGCGAACGCGCCCGACAACTGTGCGTTTACCGGCTATATCGAGGATATTCGGGGTGGGTTCGCGGCGGGAGACATCTTCTTTTTCCCGACGAAAAACGAGAACGAGGGAATGGCGCTGCTCGAAGCGATGGCCTGCGGTCGGCCGCCCGTCGTTCGGGACATTCCGACCTTCGAGTGGTTGACCGATGGCGAGGACTGCCTGAAGGGAAGCGAGGAGTTCACCGAGCCGCTCGATCGCCTGCGGGACCCGGAGCGACGTGAACGACTCGGAAAACGGGCCAGCGAGCAGAGTGACTCCTACACCATCGATGCGATCGCCGACGACCTTCTTGCGGTCTACCGTGACGTCCTCGCCGACGAGCGATAG
- the eif1A gene encoding translation initiation factor eIF-1A, producing MSDKSGRRNLRMPDDDEVFAVVTQHNGGNHVELQCEDGKTRMGRIPGRMKYRVWIEEGDVVLAEPWDWQDEKANVEWRYDNADAEQLRREGHID from the coding sequence ATGAGCGATAAATCAGGGCGCCGGAATCTTCGGATGCCCGACGACGACGAGGTGTTCGCCGTGGTGACACAGCACAACGGCGGCAACCACGTCGAACTGCAGTGTGAGGACGGCAAGACCCGCATGGGGCGCATCCCCGGGCGCATGAAGTACCGCGTCTGGATCGAGGAGGGCGACGTCGTGCTGGCCGAACCGTGGGACTGGCAAGACGAGAAGGCAAACGTCGAGTGGCGCTACGACAACGCCGACGCCGAGCAGCTCCGTCGCGAAGGGCACATCGACTGA
- a CDS encoding phytoene/squalene synthase family protein translates to MADEQTERNELAWYYDAVTTVSRTFALTIDELREPMAREICLGYLLCRIADTVEDARHIPPGERVALLETYSRALDPDDETSIEAFRTAVEPWLPAEPSDDWDVVARAPEAVGEFESLPAASRDVIRPSIRELVDGMATFVERYADTGGLRLQSFEELESYCWYVAGTVGEFVTSLLLEEVDPGQRESFREDAESFALLLQLVNVAKDVATDYRTERNVYVPQPLLAEEGLEPADIADPSSGAAFAPIITQIVERAERYLDGAQSWLETMPEVRGNTRAAWAIPFLLAVGTIRELKSNPAAVVEAGSVTVSRQEVLAVRARFAGDNEPDIQALREELRQAPLGD, encoded by the coding sequence ATGGCCGACGAGCAGACCGAGCGGAACGAACTTGCGTGGTACTACGACGCCGTGACGACTGTCTCACGGACGTTTGCGCTCACCATCGACGAGTTGCGCGAGCCGATGGCCCGGGAGATCTGTCTCGGGTACCTGCTCTGTCGGATCGCCGATACCGTCGAGGACGCTCGCCACATCCCGCCCGGGGAGCGGGTCGCACTCCTCGAGACGTACAGTCGTGCCCTGGACCCGGACGACGAGACGTCGATCGAGGCGTTTCGGACGGCCGTCGAACCGTGGCTCCCCGCCGAGCCAAGCGACGACTGGGATGTCGTCGCTCGCGCCCCGGAAGCCGTTGGGGAGTTCGAGTCGCTCCCGGCGGCTTCCAGAGACGTGATCCGGCCGTCGATCCGGGAGCTCGTCGACGGAATGGCGACGTTCGTCGAGCGATACGCCGACACCGGCGGGCTTCGCCTCCAATCGTTCGAGGAGTTGGAGTCGTACTGCTGGTACGTGGCCGGGACCGTCGGTGAGTTCGTCACGTCGCTCTTACTCGAAGAGGTCGACCCGGGACAGCGAGAGTCGTTTCGCGAAGACGCCGAATCGTTCGCACTGTTGTTACAGCTCGTCAACGTCGCCAAAGACGTCGCGACGGACTACCGGACGGAACGGAACGTCTACGTGCCACAACCCTTACTCGCCGAGGAAGGGCTCGAACCCGCGGACATCGCCGATCCGTCGAGCGGGGCGGCGTTCGCGCCGATCATCACGCAGATCGTCGAGCGAGCCGAGCGATACCTCGATGGTGCACAGTCCTGGCTCGAAACCATGCCCGAAGTGCGTGGCAACACCCGGGCGGCGTGGGCGATCCCGTTTTTACTCGCCGTCGGGACGATCCGAGAGCTGAAATCGAACCCGGCGGCCGTCGTCGAAGCGGGCAGCGTCACCGTCTCCCGCCAGGAAGTGCTGGCGGTCCGGGCTCGCTTCGCTGGCGACAACGAACCGGATATCCAGGCTCTACGAGAAGAGCTGCGCCAGGCGCCACTCGGAGACTGA
- a CDS encoding bifunctional 2-polyprenyl-6-hydroxyphenol methylase/3-demethylubiquinol 3-O-methyltransferase UbiG yields MDSNDVRRTWADRSGEFSPAYYAHYGPDEKSEAIGDLLAGTIAKDGSVLELGFGSGRHLSHLQQRGFESLSGVDVNEDALDVMTDAYPALAADGTFYFEAIEDVVEDFDDGAFEAVYSVETLQHVHPDADWVFAELRRITDALLVTIENESEVEAGQSGDPAVTYVNDEVPLYYRDWKQVFTDAGFVEIESRPLGRDILRVFRPDDHEALSESS; encoded by the coding sequence GTGGATTCAAACGACGTCCGCCGCACGTGGGCCGATCGATCCGGCGAGTTCTCCCCGGCGTACTACGCCCACTACGGTCCGGACGAGAAAAGCGAGGCGATCGGTGACCTGCTGGCTGGGACTATCGCCAAGGATGGCTCGGTGCTGGAACTGGGCTTTGGGTCCGGCCGGCATCTCTCTCATCTCCAGCAGCGTGGATTCGAGTCACTCTCCGGTGTCGATGTCAACGAGGATGCTCTCGACGTTATGACTGATGCGTACCCGGCTCTGGCAGCCGACGGTACCTTCTATTTTGAAGCGATCGAGGATGTCGTCGAGGACTTCGACGACGGGGCCTTCGAGGCCGTCTACTCCGTCGAAACCCTCCAGCACGTTCATCCCGATGCCGACTGGGTATTTGCTGAACTTCGCCGGATTACGGATGCCCTTCTCGTCACGATCGAAAACGAGAGCGAGGTCGAGGCCGGGCAGTCCGGCGACCCGGCGGTCACCTACGTCAACGACGAGGTGCCGCTGTACTATCGTGACTGGAAGCAGGTGTTTACCGACGCTGGCTTCGTCGAGATCGAATCCCGCCCTCTCGGTCGCGACATCTTGCGCGTGTTCCGTCCGGACGACCACGAGGCGCTCTCGGAGTCGTCTTGA
- a CDS encoding dihydrofolate reductase — protein sequence MTSACEQLCMDIVAVAAVAENGVIGDGPTLPWHLPEEVRRYRERVAGETVAIGRRTFEMFEDPPGARQLVLSRTERTYDEPAVVHTSGVEATIERARTEDAPVLYVLGGAAIYAAFLPYCDRLLVSRIDGTYEGDAEFPDFDTSVWTRTDDTRFEGYTLERWERADG from the coding sequence ATGACCAGTGCCTGCGAACAGCTATGCATGGATATCGTCGCCGTCGCGGCCGTCGCCGAGAACGGTGTCATCGGTGATGGACCGACCCTGCCGTGGCACTTGCCCGAGGAAGTCCGCCGGTATCGTGAGCGTGTTGCCGGAGAAACCGTCGCCATCGGCCGCCGGACTTTCGAGATGTTTGAGGACCCGCCCGGGGCCAGACAACTCGTGTTGAGCCGTACCGAGCGGACGTACGACGAGCCAGCAGTCGTCCACACCAGCGGCGTCGAGGCAACGATCGAACGCGCCCGCACGGAAGACGCGCCGGTGCTGTACGTCCTCGGCGGGGCGGCGATCTACGCGGCCTTTCTCCCGTATTGCGATCGGCTGCTGGTGAGTCGAATCGATGGCACGTACGAGGGCGACGCCGAATTTCCCGATTTCGACACCAGTGTCTGGACCCGGACGGACGATACACGCTTCGAGGGATACACGCTCGAACGGTGGGAACGAGCGGACGGATAA
- the rtcA gene encoding RNA 3'-terminal phosphate cyclase yields MLELDGSEGGGQLFRSALAFSAMTGTAIEMTDVRGSRPDPGLRPQHLAVLDVLADISNATVHGREIGATTVTFDPEDPRGGRYSADIGTAGSIPLLFDAVVPLATVLEEPLVLTATGGTDVQWSPPMAYHRQVKLPVLADHGVHAGVTVDRPGFYPAGGGEATLCLAPSTLESFALGDPGGLVGARIYATASMDLQDADVATRQATAAADALAAAGVDVTAVTTQHSVTPSTGSSLVIRLDFEASVAGVSALGERGKPAEHVASEAVDRALDVRDSPAAVDAHLADQLVPFLAAAGGEISIPDVTDHVESHCRLLAAFGLDIEPVQDVTGLTLVG; encoded by the coding sequence GTGCTCGAACTCGACGGGAGCGAGGGCGGTGGACAGTTGTTCCGGTCGGCGCTGGCCTTCTCGGCGATGACCGGCACGGCAATCGAGATGACCGACGTCCGAGGCTCTCGCCCCGACCCGGGGCTTCGACCCCAGCATCTGGCTGTTCTGGACGTACTTGCGGATATTTCCAACGCGACGGTCCACGGCCGCGAGATCGGCGCGACGACGGTCACCTTCGACCCTGAAGACCCGCGAGGCGGCCGTTACAGCGCCGATATCGGCACGGCGGGGAGCATCCCGCTCCTGTTCGACGCCGTGGTGCCCTTGGCCACTGTCCTCGAGGAGCCACTCGTCCTCACCGCCACTGGCGGGACGGATGTCCAGTGGTCGCCGCCGATGGCTTACCACCGCCAGGTCAAACTCCCGGTCCTGGCAGACCACGGCGTTCACGCCGGCGTCACTGTCGACCGACCCGGTTTCTATCCGGCCGGCGGTGGTGAGGCGACACTTTGCCTCGCGCCGTCGACGCTCGAGTCGTTCGCGCTCGGTGATCCGGGGGGACTCGTCGGGGCACGGATCTACGCTACGGCGTCGATGGATCTGCAGGACGCAGACGTAGCGACGCGCCAGGCAACCGCCGCAGCCGACGCCCTCGCGGCGGCGGGCGTGGACGTCACGGCTGTGACGACCCAGCATTCGGTGACGCCATCGACGGGTTCGAGCCTGGTGATTCGACTCGACTTCGAGGCTTCGGTCGCAGGGGTTTCCGCACTCGGTGAACGCGGGAAACCGGCCGAGCACGTCGCCAGTGAGGCTGTCGATCGAGCACTCGACGTCCGGGATTCGCCCGCGGCCGTCGACGCTCATCTCGCAGACCAACTCGTCCCGTTCTTGGCGGCTGCAGGCGGCGAGATCTCGATTCCGGACGTGACGGACCACGTCGAGAGCCACTGTCGGCTACTCGCTGCCTTCGGGTTGGACATCGAACCGGTTCAGGACGTTACTGGCCTCACACTCGTCGGGTAA